One window from the genome of Rufibacter tibetensis encodes:
- the recQ gene encoding DNA helicase RecQ, with protein sequence MGVREAREVLKQYFGYDQFRPGQEDIISNVLEKRDTVVLMPTGGGKSVCYQVPGLVMPGLSVIVSPLIALMKDQVEALLGNGVNAGYLNSSQSTKEQQLIEQQCFDGRLKMLYVSPEKLLSAGFFSFLKRLQINLFAIDEAHCISAWGHDFRPEYLQLKNLKLQFPEVPIIALTATADRLTQRDILTQLYLQDPKVFISSFDRPNIHLQVQPGQKRMEAILDFLEERPFQPGIIYCLSRKACESLAAKLKEKGYNADYYHAGLSARDREQVQEKFLQDNIQIMCATIAFGMGIDKSNVRWVVHYNLPKNLESYYQEIGRGGRDGAPAEALLFYSLADVMTLRDIVTQGENSKEQALSLAKLDRMQQFAESTSCRRKTLMHYFGEEYSRDCGNCDICDNPPTSFNGTELAQKILSAVARTKETIASAQVVDILRGSRNQLTLTRGYDQLKTFGAGREVPSQDWQRYIHQLINQGILEVAYDEHGALKLTNASQEVLFKGKKVELVKFQAPLPKEEKEKRQKKSRSGVETALFEHLRQLRKQLASERNIPPYVVFTDNTLQEIVEQRPTNKPAFLSISGVAQAKYEQYGEIFINSILSFLAQQAEQQQAKIKGTTHLVTYELLRQGKTPEEISEQRQVQLTTIYSHLATLYQQGYDIDLKPYLSDWEYSRVREAILKTKQTAAMKPIFEYLEGEIDYMKIRLGIGRFNKENG encoded by the coding sequence ATGGGAGTAAGGGAAGCACGGGAAGTTCTGAAGCAGTATTTTGGTTACGATCAGTTCAGACCGGGTCAGGAAGATATCATATCAAACGTACTGGAAAAGCGAGACACGGTAGTGTTGATGCCAACCGGGGGCGGTAAATCTGTGTGTTACCAGGTGCCAGGCTTGGTGATGCCCGGCCTCAGTGTTATAGTCTCCCCTTTGATTGCCCTGATGAAAGACCAGGTGGAAGCCTTGTTGGGTAACGGTGTAAATGCTGGGTACCTGAACAGCTCTCAGTCTACTAAAGAACAGCAGTTAATTGAGCAGCAATGCTTTGACGGTCGCTTGAAAATGCTGTATGTTTCTCCAGAGAAACTTCTTTCAGCAGGCTTTTTTTCCTTTTTGAAGCGCCTTCAAATAAATCTCTTCGCCATTGATGAGGCGCACTGTATCTCTGCCTGGGGACATGATTTTCGGCCGGAGTATTTGCAGCTGAAGAACCTGAAACTCCAGTTTCCGGAGGTGCCTATCATAGCCCTGACCGCCACTGCTGATCGTCTTACACAACGGGACATTCTTACCCAGCTTTACCTTCAGGACCCTAAAGTATTTATTTCCTCGTTTGACCGTCCTAACATTCACCTTCAGGTGCAGCCGGGGCAGAAACGCATGGAAGCTATACTGGACTTTCTGGAGGAGCGTCCCTTTCAGCCCGGTATCATTTACTGCCTCAGCCGGAAAGCCTGTGAGTCACTGGCTGCCAAACTGAAGGAGAAAGGTTACAACGCAGATTATTACCATGCAGGCTTATCGGCTAGAGACCGGGAGCAGGTGCAGGAAAAATTCCTGCAGGATAACATCCAGATCATGTGCGCCACCATTGCTTTTGGGATGGGGATTGACAAGTCAAACGTGCGCTGGGTTGTTCATTACAACCTCCCAAAAAACCTGGAAAGCTATTACCAGGAAATTGGGAGGGGAGGACGTGACGGAGCACCTGCCGAGGCGCTGCTGTTTTACAGCTTAGCTGATGTCATGACCCTGCGAGACATTGTGACCCAAGGTGAAAACAGCAAAGAACAAGCCTTGTCCTTAGCGAAGCTGGATAGAATGCAGCAATTTGCTGAAAGCACCAGTTGCCGCCGTAAAACCCTGATGCACTACTTTGGGGAGGAATATTCCCGTGATTGCGGGAACTGTGACATCTGTGACAATCCGCCTACGTCATTCAACGGAACTGAACTGGCGCAGAAAATTTTATCGGCGGTAGCCCGAACGAAAGAAACGATAGCTTCTGCGCAAGTAGTTGATATTCTTCGTGGCTCCCGCAACCAGCTTACGTTGACCAGAGGCTATGACCAGTTGAAAACCTTTGGAGCCGGCAGGGAAGTACCCTCACAGGATTGGCAGCGGTACATTCATCAGCTTATCAACCAGGGTATACTGGAGGTAGCGTATGATGAGCATGGTGCCTTGAAGTTAACCAATGCCAGTCAAGAAGTTCTTTTCAAAGGTAAAAAAGTGGAACTGGTTAAATTCCAGGCGCCGCTTCCCAAAGAAGAGAAAGAAAAGCGGCAGAAGAAATCAAGAAGTGGGGTGGAGACAGCCTTATTTGAGCATTTAAGGCAACTCAGAAAGCAACTGGCCAGTGAAAGGAACATTCCGCCGTACGTGGTTTTTACAGATAATACTTTGCAGGAGATTGTGGAGCAGCGACCCACAAACAAACCTGCTTTCCTGTCTATTTCCGGGGTGGCTCAGGCCAAGTACGAACAGTATGGTGAAATCTTCATCAATTCCATTTTGAGTTTTCTGGCCCAACAAGCAGAACAGCAACAAGCTAAAATCAAAGGGACTACGCATCTGGTCACCTATGAACTGCTTCGGCAGGGCAAAACTCCAGAAGAGATCTCTGAGCAGCGGCAAGTGCAATTGACCACTATCTACTCCCATTTAGCTACTTTGTACCAGCAAGGCTACGACATTGATTTGAAACCATACTTGTCTGACTGGGAGTACAGTAGGGTGCGAGAGGCAATCCTTAAGACCAAGCAGACTGCGGCTATGAAGCCAATTTTTGAATATCTGGAAGGAGAAATAGATTACATGAAAATCAGACTTGGAATTGGTCGGTTCAACAAGGAGAATGGATAA
- a CDS encoding chemotaxis protein CheC encodes MELQVNELERDIIKEILNIGLARAADSFAVIAKDRVLLKVPDLQLMEAEELLKIVRAYENSHTIIQSDIKGELNGSTLMLFSELHVEQLSKVCLGMTVKGNEPLTEMQESLLLEVSNIITGALVTQLANILKASIYGSPPVAPKHDIAESLKGIFTDHPLFQPLVFTVITQFTNNSKMVELPLLLFFDTNTFIKILEIIRSYNFLTK; translated from the coding sequence ATGGAGCTTCAAGTAAATGAACTAGAGCGGGATATCATCAAAGAAATCCTGAACATTGGACTTGCCCGGGCAGCTGACTCGTTTGCAGTGATTGCCAAAGACCGTGTGCTGTTAAAAGTACCTGATCTGCAGTTGATGGAAGCGGAAGAGCTTCTAAAGATTGTAAGAGCCTACGAAAACTCGCACACCATCATTCAGTCAGATATTAAAGGGGAGCTGAATGGTTCCACTTTAATGCTGTTTTCTGAGCTGCATGTGGAGCAACTATCCAAAGTATGTTTGGGCATGACCGTGAAAGGAAATGAACCGCTCACCGAGATGCAGGAATCACTTCTGTTGGAGGTGAGCAACATCATCACCGGAGCTCTTGTAACGCAATTAGCTAATATTTTGAAGGCTAGTATTTACGGCTCTCCGCCGGTAGCTCCCAAGCATGACATTGCAGAATCTTTGAAAGGTATCTTTACAGACCATCCTTTGTTTCAGCCACTGGTGTTCACAGTAATCACCCAATTCACCAATAACTCTAAAATGGTTGAGTTGCCCTTGCTTCTATTCTTTGACACCAACACCTTTATCAAAATATTAGAGATCATCCGGTCCTACAACTTCCTGACTAAATAA
- a CDS encoding chemotaxis protein CheA translates to MKSRDQEYKEIFIAEALEYYDALNRHISDLEKDPENEQLLAEVFRLLHNLKANAKAIGYEAIADVSHKLETAFGLIRSKELSFSDEVVTVLFDGIDMLGEMITGIDGTKEVEPSQELLRNLDIVINSSADNNAELTKVQKYYTTKNLSLSDLIYIQIKKLDHLLNLVGELIIDRDRILSISKELDHDDLKNVSAHLYRITEELQYSVMDARLVNVGSLFNKFPRIVRDVAVAEKKEINLDIIGQDIQIDRNILQIITDSLLHLMRNAISHGIEKADVRKKAKKTPQGNITLSAQNDRDTVILKLIDDGKGIDEEEVRRAIVQRGFLTADAAQDLRNTEVLSYLFEPGFSLAKEVTEVSGRGVGLDVVKNAIDSIGGRIKVDSKKGEGTTFTLFLPTSIAVKGALLCQVEENFYAIPLMHTDSVVALPTSELHEVGDLLVADINGETITIVSLKEMFNTDLNDYSVKKSNLEHDVQNIIIVTYNNRKLGLIVDKLLRQQDIVIKALSKPVNTIEIYAGVTLLGSGKVCLVLDVAAITRYFIARR, encoded by the coding sequence ATGAAGTCGAGAGATCAGGAGTATAAAGAGATATTTATAGCCGAGGCTCTCGAGTATTATGATGCGCTTAACCGGCACATCAGTGATCTGGAGAAAGACCCTGAGAATGAACAGTTGTTGGCTGAGGTTTTCAGGTTGCTGCATAACCTCAAAGCCAATGCCAAAGCAATAGGGTATGAGGCTATTGCTGATGTTTCGCATAAATTAGAAACTGCATTTGGTTTAATCCGGAGCAAAGAACTTAGTTTCAGTGATGAAGTAGTGACGGTTCTGTTTGACGGGATTGACATGCTAGGGGAGATGATCACCGGCATTGACGGAACCAAAGAAGTGGAGCCAAGTCAGGAGCTTCTCCGAAACCTGGACATTGTCATCAACTCCTCAGCTGATAATAATGCTGAATTAACAAAGGTTCAGAAATACTATACCACCAAAAACCTGTCGCTTTCTGATCTGATTTACATCCAGATCAAGAAACTTGACCATTTACTGAATTTGGTAGGAGAGCTGATCATAGACCGTGATCGGATCTTGTCCATCAGTAAAGAACTGGATCACGACGACCTGAAAAACGTGAGTGCCCACCTATACCGCATCACGGAGGAGTTGCAGTACAGCGTGATGGATGCCCGGTTGGTGAACGTGGGTTCTTTGTTCAATAAATTCCCGCGCATTGTGCGGGACGTTGCGGTAGCAGAGAAAAAGGAAATCAACTTGGATATTATTGGTCAGGACATCCAGATTGACCGGAACATTCTTCAGATTATAACCGATTCCCTGCTACACCTGATGCGGAACGCTATTTCGCACGGGATAGAAAAGGCCGACGTTCGGAAAAAGGCAAAGAAAACGCCTCAGGGAAACATAACGCTTTCAGCCCAGAATGACCGTGATACGGTTATTTTGAAGCTGATTGATGACGGGAAAGGAATTGATGAAGAGGAAGTAAGGCGAGCCATTGTACAGCGGGGCTTTTTAACGGCTGATGCTGCGCAGGACCTCCGTAACACTGAGGTTTTGTCTTACTTGTTTGAGCCAGGGTTCTCCCTTGCCAAGGAAGTGACCGAAGTATCTGGCCGTGGGGTAGGATTGGATGTGGTGAAAAATGCCATCGATTCTATTGGGGGTCGTATTAAAGTAGATTCTAAGAAAGGCGAAGGAACAACGTTCACGCTTTTCCTACCTACATCTATTGCGGTAAAAGGTGCATTGTTGTGCCAGGTAGAGGAAAACTTCTACGCCATACCGTTAATGCACACAGATTCTGTGGTGGCTTTGCCAACCAGCGAATTACACGAGGTAGGAGATCTGTTAGTAGCTGACATCAACGGAGAGACCATAACCATTGTCTCACTAAAAGAAATGTTCAATACTGACCTAAACGACTACAGCGTTAAGAAGAGCAACTTAGAACATGATGTACAGAACATCATTATTGTGACCTACAATAACCGGAAACTTGGGCTGATCGTGGACAAGCTGCTTCGGCAGCAGGACATTGTGATCAAGGCCCTAAGTAAACCGGTCAATACTATTGAGATTTACGCGGGGGTTACCCTCTTAGGATCGGGCAAGGTGTGTCTGGTACTGGATGTGGCCGCTATAACTCGCTACTTTATAGCCAGAAGATAA
- a CDS encoding response regulator yields the protein MEITDKKRILIVDDSFYMRTMLKNMLLDAGYDVVGEAPDGKTALQMAKDKIPDLVTLDVILPDNTGLDVLKGIKQDNPDIKVVIVSAVGQEVIMNEAAEYGALHYIIKPFSEDKVLEALNNAFKED from the coding sequence ATGGAAATCACCGATAAAAAAAGAATACTAATTGTAGATGATTCTTTCTACATGCGCACTATGTTGAAAAACATGCTGTTAGATGCCGGTTATGATGTAGTAGGGGAAGCCCCGGACGGAAAAACGGCTTTGCAGATGGCGAAAGACAAAATTCCGGATCTGGTAACATTGGACGTGATTTTACCTGATAATACCGGTTTAGATGTTCTGAAAGGCATCAAACAGGATAATCCAGATATTAAAGTAGTGATAGTAAGTGCCGTTGGGCAGGAAGTGATTATGAATGAGGCTGCTGAATACGGAGCTTTACATTACATTATAAAGCCTTTCTCTGAAGACAAGGTATTGGAAGCCTTAAATAACGCTTTCAAAGAAGACTAA
- a CDS encoding agmatinase family protein, with translation MSIKMPTMCESKHSKISSFDQNGVGEVGSGLFGLPFTQEESEVVIFPIPWEVTVSYNAGTAEGPAAVRDASPQLDLFDPELPNAWHLGIHMPVVPEDWAQESQRLREKTEAYIEWLETGSKGDSSVHDATIEEVNRIGEALLQWSKKETLALLNQNKLVGVLGGDHSTPLGFMHALAEKHEEYGILQIDAHADLRDAYEGFTYSHASIMFNALKIPQVKKLIQVGIRDLCQAEAELVDQSNGRITTFYDSKIKTKMYEGNSWRKQCKKIIAQLPQKVYISFDIDGLDPKLCPGTGTPVPGGFEFEEAVYLIKALVRSGREIIGFDLCEVAPGDTEWNGNVGARLLYKLCNWMAVSQKRLEASL, from the coding sequence ATGAGTATTAAGATGCCCACCATGTGCGAGTCAAAGCACTCCAAGATTTCTTCCTTTGACCAGAATGGCGTAGGAGAAGTAGGAAGCGGTTTGTTTGGTCTTCCTTTTACCCAGGAAGAGTCTGAGGTAGTAATTTTTCCCATTCCGTGGGAAGTGACGGTTTCTTATAACGCAGGTACTGCTGAAGGTCCTGCCGCCGTTCGCGACGCCTCACCACAGCTAGACCTTTTTGACCCGGAGTTACCTAATGCCTGGCACCTGGGTATTCACATGCCGGTTGTACCAGAAGATTGGGCACAGGAAAGCCAGCGTTTGAGGGAGAAAACCGAAGCCTATATTGAGTGGCTGGAAACCGGAAGCAAAGGCGATTCATCAGTACATGACGCTACCATTGAAGAAGTAAACCGCATAGGCGAAGCGCTTTTGCAGTGGTCTAAAAAGGAGACCTTAGCTTTACTGAATCAAAACAAACTGGTAGGTGTATTAGGCGGCGACCACAGTACACCACTGGGTTTTATGCATGCTTTGGCCGAAAAGCACGAAGAGTACGGCATTCTTCAAATAGACGCGCACGCTGACTTGCGTGATGCTTATGAAGGATTTACCTATTCCCACGCCTCCATCATGTTTAATGCCCTGAAAATTCCGCAGGTAAAAAAGCTGATTCAGGTAGGCATCCGGGATTTGTGTCAGGCTGAGGCTGAGTTGGTAGATCAATCCAATGGAAGAATTACCACCTTTTATGATTCAAAGATCAAAACCAAAATGTATGAAGGCAATTCCTGGCGGAAGCAGTGTAAGAAGATCATTGCGCAATTGCCTCAGAAAGTATACATCAGCTTTGACATAGATGGGTTGGATCCTAAGCTTTGCCCGGGAACAGGCACTCCGGTTCCTGGGGGGTTTGAGTTTGAAGAGGCGGTGTATCTCATCAAGGCTTTGGTAAGATCTGGTCGCGAGATCATTGGGTTTGACTTGTGTGAAGTGGCACCCGGAGACACTGAATGGAACGGGAACGTGGGCGCACGCCTCTTGTACAAACTCTGCAACTGGATGGCCGTATCTCAAAAAAGATTAGAAGCTTCTTTATAA
- a CDS encoding phage holin family protein — translation MGFILKIIITGIVALVLAQFFPGVSIDGISSAILLALVLALLNAVVRPILVFLTIPITIMTLGLFLLIINAIIIYLADYLLDGFDINGIITAILFGLVLSIVTSIIDFIL, via the coding sequence ATGGGATTCATCCTCAAGATTATCATTACGGGCATTGTGGCGCTGGTACTGGCCCAGTTTTTTCCAGGCGTTTCTATTGACGGGATATCCAGCGCTATTTTATTAGCACTGGTTCTGGCACTGTTAAATGCTGTAGTGAGGCCAATTTTGGTGTTTCTCACCATTCCCATCACCATCATGACGTTGGGTTTGTTTTTGCTGATCATCAACGCCATCATCATATACTTAGCTGATTATCTTCTGGATGGATTCGATATCAATGGAATTATAACTGCCATTTTATTTGGCTTGGTGCTTTCCATAGTAACTTCAATCATTGATTTCATTCTGTAG
- a CDS encoding chemotaxis protein CheB: MQQTQQTKFRVLIGNTSARSRMVLSGLIEAEPQLEVVDTAQSREELLYKAMSSKPDLIVTQYGLTLSGNLPTFRSVYGEKSSLVLMVAQNKATDSFFSSATFGLKGQRPLPGRFTENTLKEETKSGLLSKLREVVVHYSSENPSTRISINRGAGKEVFYKKPALVKNPESAAPLSVVVIGGSTGGSAALEYLVRDLPVLQPTVVLVAVHMPEKFTKRLAKRLQKFTPWRVEEGYQNMVLTPGTIIIAPGGQDMRVKRKSLRPHDLTVELEPSYAMDSPSVDALMDSAAKCFHGQVLGIILTGMGQDGTSGAHEIRKRGGVVIAQDEETSTIFGMAKAAIESGAVNGVFALGQINSIINRFVSDRHMGSMLKEKLVG; this comes from the coding sequence GTGCAGCAGACGCAGCAAACAAAATTCAGGGTTTTAATTGGGAATACTTCCGCGCGCTCCAGAATGGTGCTTTCTGGCTTAATTGAAGCCGAGCCCCAACTTGAGGTGGTAGATACTGCCCAGTCCAGAGAAGAATTGCTTTACAAAGCAATGTCTTCCAAACCTGATTTGATTGTAACTCAATACGGGTTAACCTTAAGTGGGAATCTGCCTACGTTCAGGTCAGTGTATGGAGAGAAATCCTCTTTGGTATTAATGGTGGCCCAGAACAAGGCCACAGATTCTTTTTTCTCTTCCGCTACTTTCGGCCTGAAGGGGCAAAGACCGCTTCCGGGTCGTTTTACCGAAAACACCCTTAAAGAAGAAACTAAATCTGGGTTATTATCTAAACTCAGAGAGGTAGTGGTACATTATTCTTCAGAGAACCCATCTACCCGTATTTCCATTAACCGGGGTGCCGGTAAGGAGGTTTTCTATAAAAAGCCAGCTTTGGTGAAGAATCCGGAATCGGCTGCTCCTCTTTCTGTCGTGGTCATTGGGGGCTCTACCGGAGGCTCTGCCGCTTTGGAGTACCTGGTGAGAGATCTACCCGTCCTTCAACCAACGGTGGTACTGGTGGCTGTGCACATGCCTGAGAAGTTTACTAAACGTTTAGCGAAACGATTGCAGAAATTCACTCCTTGGCGAGTGGAAGAAGGTTACCAGAACATGGTGCTAACACCGGGTACAATAATAATAGCCCCGGGTGGGCAAGACATGCGGGTGAAAAGAAAGTCTTTGCGGCCGCATGACCTTACGGTTGAACTAGAACCTTCTTATGCCATGGATTCCCCATCGGTTGATGCTTTAATGGACTCTGCGGCCAAATGTTTTCACGGTCAGGTGCTTGGAATCATTTTGACCGGAATGGGGCAGGACGGAACTTCCGGGGCGCATGAGATAAGAAAACGAGGCGGTGTAGTGATCGCGCAGGATGAAGAAACCTCTACCATATTCGGGATGGCTAAAGCAGCTATAGAAAGTGGGGCAGTGAATGGCGTGTTCGCATTAGGTCAAATAAATTCCATCATTAACCGGTTTGTTTCAGACCGACATATGGGCTCTATGCTCAAAGAGAAGTTAGTAGGATGA
- a CDS encoding chemotaxis protein CheW produces the protein MESQNIRDKKDVSVVERVHLIVFKLGNEEYGVRIDQVKEVTITPEITRMPKTPSFIKGVSNIRGDIIAIMDLEERFRIERPSGMFTPHTYTLVMEAKEYTMGFIVHEVPQSLTLPVSSIDKAPTFIQDININENFIEGIGKHEDRLIIVLDIFKILTSDEVMQLKS, from the coding sequence ATGGAATCTCAGAATATACGAGATAAAAAGGATGTTTCGGTAGTAGAGCGGGTACACCTCATTGTCTTTAAATTAGGCAATGAAGAGTACGGGGTTCGCATTGACCAAGTAAAGGAGGTAACTATTACCCCTGAAATTACCCGCATGCCCAAAACACCTTCTTTTATCAAAGGAGTATCCAACATTAGAGGAGACATTATAGCCATCATGGATCTGGAAGAGCGCTTCAGAATTGAGCGCCCTTCCGGCATGTTTACCCCGCATACGTATACCCTGGTAATGGAGGCGAAGGAATATACCATGGGGTTCATTGTGCATGAGGTGCCCCAATCTTTGACGTTGCCAGTCTCCAGCATTGACAAGGCTCCTACTTTTATTCAGGATATCAACATCAATGAAAACTTTATTGAAGGCATAGGAAAACACGAAGACCGGCTCATCATTGTGCTGGATATCTTCAAGATTCTTACCTCAGATGAAGTAATGCAATTGAAATCATAG
- the speE gene encoding polyamine aminopropyltransferase, whose protein sequence is MDALGRHILVEFYNCSPELMNDVVHIENSMVAAAETAGATVINSTFHHFSPYGVSGVVVIQESHLAIHTWPEYGYAAVDLFTCGDSVDPWVSYNYLIEAFKASHGSSMECLRGQQRLLNRTDFTVEARDSGQQIAPIPKITRDVWFTERDENIALSLKHTGTQLYKKQSPYQKVEVFETLAYGNMLTLDGMVMCTQKDEYVYHEMITHVPVFSHGNVKRALVIGGGDGGTVRELLRHDCIEEVVLVEIDELVIEACKAHLPETASAFGNPKLKLLVEDGIKYIQECADSAFDLIIVDSADPVGPGEGLFTVEFYTQVHRCLTAEGVMITQSESPRFNTNVFVEIFDTYKGIFGQNNVHCYLAAIPTYPTGTWSFSFSSKGSVHPKKFNLETAAAFSQAQGLRYYNEDIHVAAFALPNFVKELLSSKA, encoded by the coding sequence ATGGACGCTTTAGGAAGACATATACTGGTAGAGTTTTACAACTGCTCACCGGAGTTGATGAATGATGTGGTGCACATTGAAAACAGTATGGTGGCCGCTGCTGAGACTGCTGGTGCCACCGTCATCAACAGTACCTTTCACCACTTTTCTCCTTATGGCGTTTCTGGCGTAGTGGTTATCCAAGAGAGCCATTTAGCCATTCATACCTGGCCTGAGTACGGGTATGCCGCCGTTGACTTGTTTACCTGTGGTGACTCCGTTGACCCATGGGTTTCCTACAACTACTTAATTGAAGCGTTCAAAGCCAGCCATGGTTCTTCTATGGAGTGCTTACGCGGTCAGCAAAGACTCCTGAACCGCACTGACTTCACCGTTGAAGCTCGTGATTCCGGACAGCAGATTGCCCCTATTCCCAAAATTACCCGTGATGTGTGGTTTACCGAGCGGGACGAGAACATTGCCCTTTCTTTAAAACATACTGGTACTCAGCTTTACAAAAAGCAGTCGCCTTACCAAAAGGTGGAGGTGTTTGAGACCTTGGCCTATGGCAACATGCTCACATTAGATGGCATGGTGATGTGTACCCAGAAAGATGAGTATGTGTACCACGAGATGATCACGCACGTACCAGTCTTCAGCCACGGAAACGTAAAACGCGCCTTGGTGATTGGGGGAGGAGACGGCGGAACCGTTCGGGAACTGCTACGCCATGACTGCATTGAAGAAGTGGTGCTAGTAGAAATAGACGAACTGGTGATTGAAGCTTGCAAAGCGCATTTACCTGAAACAGCCAGTGCTTTCGGCAACCCAAAGCTGAAGCTTTTGGTGGAAGACGGGATAAAATACATACAGGAATGTGCCGATAGCGCCTTTGACCTAATCATTGTAGATTCTGCGGATCCGGTTGGCCCGGGAGAAGGATTGTTTACTGTTGAGTTCTACACTCAGGTGCACCGCTGTCTTACCGCTGAAGGGGTGATGATCACGCAGAGCGAATCGCCTAGATTTAACACCAATGTCTTCGTGGAGATCTTTGACACCTACAAAGGAATTTTTGGGCAGAACAATGTGCACTGCTATCTGGCTGCCATTCCAACATACCCAACCGGTACCTGGAGCTTTTCTTTCAGCTCTAAAGGAAGCGTGCACCCCAAGAAATTCAACCTGGAAACTGCGGCTGCCTTCTCCCAAGCACAAGGTCTTCGGTACTACAATGAAGACATCCATGTAGCGGCCTTCGCCTTGCCAAATTTTGTAAAAGAGTTACTTTCCTCTAAAGCATAG